ATGCGTGCAAGAAATTTTAAACCAGAAGACTTTGCGCTTTTTCACCCGGGTGGAAGTTTAGGGCGCAAGCTTTTAACGCGCGTTAAAGATATTATGGTGAGCAAAAATTTACCTATTGTTGCACCAGATTCTAGCTTTAAAACCTTAATTGCTGAAATGACTTCTAAAAAACTGGGGGTATGTTTGGTGTGCGAAGATACAAAACTATTAGGAATCATTACAGATGGGGATTTGCGCCGAGCTTTAAATGCAGATAAATTTAACGCTAATGCGCGTGAAATCATGACAGAACACCCAAAAACTATTAATCTAAATGCAATGGCAACAGAAGCAGAATCTTTAATGCTAGAACACAAAATTAAAGAATTAGTTGTAATGGATCACACAGATTGTGTAGGTGTGGTTCAACTTTATACAATAGCAAGAGTGTGATTTAGATTCCATAAAGGAATCTAAAATTATTTAAGCTTGCCATTAATTGTGATATCTACGATATTCCAACTCACACCTAAATGTCCAGCAGCTACATCACTAAGTGCTTTGAGTGCTTTTGGAGCATTAGAAAAAGCTAAAAGATCCAATCTTCCTTGTGCTTGAAACTCTTTGTTGCCTAAAATCTCATAGTTTAGTGGCACAATTACGCTTTGGCGATTAATGATAACTTTCGCACTAATTGTGCCTTTGTATTCACCTTCAATTACATTAATAATTTCCACTTTAATATCATTTTTATTGTTTAATGTTCCAAAAAATGCATTGATTACATTATCTGTAATAACTTGATTTTCTTCTCCACCCATATCAATATTTTTTGGAGAAAGAATTACGCTTGCACCAACAAGTTGTTTAGAAAGCGTAGAATCGTCTTTTTTAAAATTAAACTTTGCTGTTGTAAAGACACCTTTTGTTCCTGCCATTGTGGGAGTTTTATACCCTTCAAAACCAATTTTGATACTCTCTTTATCTAATCCTGCACCAAAAAGCGTGCCAGATAATGCCAAAATACCAAATACAGCGAAAATTATACTTCTCATTGTTAATCCTTGAAAAATTTAAATGCAAATCATTATAATAAAATATTTTAAAAATAAAGATACAGATTCTTTAAATAATTTATTTTTGAGTAATAATAGTTTAAAATTACACACTTTTGCAATTTTTTAAGGAAGTAAATGCCACCTTTTATGAAAAGCCATTCTAAAATAACCCAAGATAACACAAAGCACAACATACAAACTCTAGGCGTTTTCTTGCGCCCATCTACTCCAGAACTTAAAGATTACTTCTTGGAGTTTCAAGCAAAGGCTACACAATTAGAGTTTCGTGTTATTTTGGATTCTATTAGTGCTGGAATGATTGGAATGCGCGGTTTAAATTTCGATGAGCTTTGCAAAGAAGCAGATGTGTTAATCTCCATAGGTGGCGATGGCACGCTAATTTCTACTGCTAGGCGCTCTGTGACTTATAAAAAGCCAATTTTAGGCATTAATATGGGGCATTTAGGATTCCTTACAGACTTGCAAAAACACGAAGCGGAAGCCTTTTTGCCAAGCTTAAAAAGTGGCAATTATACTATCACTGAACACATGATGCTAGAAGGTAGAATCCAAGATAACACAAACTTTTTTGCACTTAATGATATTGTCCTAACGCGCCTAAATGATGCAGGAATGATTCATCTAAAAGCCTATATTGATGGCGAGTATTTTAATGCCTATTATGGCGATGGCTTAATTATCGCCACTCCCACAGGCTCCACAGCCTATAATATTAGTGCTGGGGGTGCTGTGGTATATCCCTTTTCTAAAAATATTCTTTTAACGCCCATTTGCGCGCATTCTTTAACCCAACGCCCACTCATCTTACCAGATTCCTTTGAAATTGCTATTGAACTAGGTGAAGCTGGGCGTTGCAATATCGTTATTGACGGACAAGAGAGTAAGCCATTAAAATTTGGTGAAAAAATCACAATTTGCGCCAAAAACGAGGGTGTGCGCCTAATCCACAGCCCACACTGGAATTACTTTAAAATCTTAAGAGAGAAATTTCACTGGGGGGATTTTGAATAATGCAAAAACTCTGTCTTAAACAAATCATCATTAAAGATTCCCCAACCTTTAAGTGCGCAAGCTTCTCTCCAAGCCCCCACTTTAATGTCTTTAGTGGTGCAAGTGGAGCGGGGAAATCTGTGCTTATGGAATCCATTTTAGCCCTTTTTGGACTTAGGGAAACAAACGCCACACTACTTGAAGCCACGCTTGAATTACGGGGGATTCCACAAGAGTTTGAAGGCTTAATTGATGAAGGGGAAGTTGTCCTAACTCTTAGCAAAAAGGATAAAATCCGCTATTTTCTAAATGCTCAAAATATCCCAAAAAAGAAAATCCAAGAGCTTTTTGCCCCCTTTTTAAAACATCTTAGCACCAAATCCTATGACGCAACAAGTGAGCAAAATCTCTTTTTTGTGTTAGATAGTTTTATAGAATCTCAAACCCCAAATCACAAAGAAATTTTACAAAATTATAAGAAATCCTTTTTGTGCTTTAATGAAGCTAAAAATGCGCTAAAAACCCTACAAGATGAAGCACTAAAAGTTGCTGAACTTAAAGAATTTGTGCGTTTTGAAATCCAAAAGCTAGAATCCTTAAATCCTAAAAAAGGAGAATACGAAGAACTTTTAGAACTCAAAAAAGATATCTCTAAAAAAGAAAAAATCAATGAAAGCCTACAAGATGTGCGTGATTTTTTAAGCCAAAGCCACAAGGTTACGCAGTTTTTAAATCTAACAAATAGCGATGAAAGCGATTCCATTTTAAGCGCATTAAACACGCTTGAATCCCTATGCGAACAAGAAAGCGAACGCCTAGAAGCACTAGAGATGAGCAACCCAGAAGAGATTTTAAACCGCATTGAAGCCCTAAGTGCGCTCAAACACCGCTATGGCGGCGTTGATGAAGCCTTAGAATATTTAGAAAACAAAAAGCAAGAATTAAAAAAATACGAAAATTTAGATTCCATCTTAAAAGACGCACAGAACTCTTATAATAACGCAAAAGATATGCTACAAACTAGTGCGAAATCCCTATCACAGGCAAGAGAGAAATATGTAAGTGAATTTGAAAAAACGCTAAATTCCGCCCTAACTTCACTAAAAATGCCAAGCTCTAAAATTACACTAAGCCCATTAAGTGTGGAATCTTATAGCATTCTAGGCGCACAAAGCCTTGAAATCTCGCTCAATACCGCCTTAAAAAACCTAAGTTCTGGAGAGTTTAACCGCTTCCGCCTTGCCTTGCTTCTTACACAAAAAGGACAAGAAAAAATCCTAGAAAATAGCATCTCAAAAGATAGCGCATTAATCATCTTAGACGAACTAGATGCCAACTTAAGCGGACAAGAATCCCAAAGTGTCGCAGTCGCGCTAAAAGAACTCTCAAGCACACATCAAATCTTTGCAATCTCTCACCAGCCCCATATGCCAAGCCTTGCTAATACGCATTTTCTTATCCAAAAACAGCCTGATAGCTCCACCATAACAGCACTTGATAAACAAGGCAGAATCCAAGAAATCGCAAGAATGATAAGTGGAGATTCCATCACCAAAGAAGCCCTAGAATTTGCTACCAAACAACTAAGTGCCTTACAATGAACTTAAGCACGCTCCAAAAATTTGCCAACTTCTTAACCCAAACTCCGCCATTAAAACTCCGTATAATCCGTAGAATCGGGGATAATCTCTTTAAACTTGACCTAAATGGAGAGCTTTTTTTTATAGATTTAACGCGTGGAAAATCTACAATTTTTATTACAGATGAATCGCTAATTCCACCAAAAATTTACCAAGCTCCCTTTGACAAAAGCTTAGAGAAATATTGCTTTAACTCCCAAATTTTAGGTGCGAAACTTGATGGCAATAACAGAATCTTACAACTTCTTTTGCAAACAAAAAACAGCTACAAAACCCTGCATTTCACACTTCAATTTGAATTTACAGGACGCAACACAAACCTTATTCTTTTAGATTCCAACAATCTCGTCCTAGACGCCTTACGCCACATCACAAAGGAACAATCCTTTAGAGAAGTTAGAATCCAAAAACCGCTTTTGCCACTTCCACAGCCCATAACTTCTCCAAAAATACGCGATGAAGGCGAGCTCTTTAGCGTTTTAAAAAAAAATTTTAAAGCCTTGCAACAAAAAGAGCTAGATCATAAAATCCAAAAATCTAAAACCACTCTCCAGCACAAAATCTCACAAACCAAGCATTTTTTAAACCACCTAGAAAACAAAGAATTGCTAGAATCTAACGCAAAAAAAGAAGCATATTTAGGACAGCTTATCGTAGAAAATCTGTATTTACATCCAAATTTTAGGGGTGATTCTATCACGCTAAATTCCACGCTTATAACACTCCCAACCCAAGCGCATTCCCTAAGCCACGCAGCGCAAATTTTCTTTGAAAATTCCAAAAAACTTGCCAAAAAGGCAAAAAACATTCATCTTCAAGCCCAAAACCTAAATGAAAAATTAAATTTTTATGAAAGTTTGCTTGAAATGATACAAAATGTAACAAATTCTAATGACTTACAAATTTTAAATTCTAATTTTCAAAAAGATTCCATAAAAAAAGAATTCAAAAAAGAAACTAAGCAATTTGAAAGCTTTTTTATAGAAGGGATTAAAGTATCTATTGGTAAAAATGAACGCGAAAACATCGTGCTCTTAAAAGAAGCGCGCGCTGATGATATTTGGATGCACATTCGCAATCTCCCAAGCTCTCATTGCATTATTCATTGTGGAAAATCAAAAATTTCCGATATAATCCTATACAAAGCCGCTAAAATTTTAATCGGATTCACAAAAAGTTTTAGCGGAAATTATGATATAGATTACACAAGGCGCAAATTTGTGAAAATCACACAAGGTGCAAATGTTGTCTATGCAAAAGAGCAAACACTCCGGCTAAAAAGGATTAAAAATGGCTGTAACTCCTGTTGGCAACATGACTTATATCAATCAAAACGCACAAGTTGGCTCTGTGCAACAGGCAAACACACAGGTAAAGCTTGATTTTCAAGCAATGGTTAATCTCCAAAATCTCCAAGAACAACAAGACGAAATCCAAGAAGTGCGACCTACTGAAGAAACACTTGAAGTCAAAGATGAGAGAGAAGGTAATGGCAAGCAAGAGAAAGATGATGAAAACGACAAAAATGATAAAAAAAGCGATTCCAATAATGCGCAAACTTCTAACCAAACAGACACTATCCAAACAAATGCTGATGGCACAATCGCGCATTTAAACATCTCCGTTTAAAGTTTGGTTGAAAAGTTGGAATCCTTTTTGCTATTACTTTTTCAAACAAGCAAAAGGATGGCTTATGCACACTCTTTTAAAGGTATTTTTATCCTTTCTTTTTCTTTCAACCCTTAGTTTTGCGTGGCAACCAAGCAACCCAAATCCTTACTACTCCCAAAGCGATGAACATCCCCTTTACACCGAGCGTAAAAAGCGTTTGCTAGGCATTTATGGCACTTACAATAGGGCAAAGTCTGATGCTACACTTAACATTAGTGGTTTTGAAGCACAAAAGCATAATTTAAGTGAAAAGCAATTTGGAGTTGGAATCCAAATTGGCTATTTGCTAGATTCCAACAACAGAGTTTTGGCAAACTTTGAATATCATCTCAAACAAAATGGATTCTCTTATCAACTTCTAACTTTAGGCTATGCTTTTACCCCGCAACTTCCAAATAGCACAAATTGGAGATTGCTCTTAGGTGTAAATGCTGGGCTTGCGCTAGGAAAATTTGATAGCGGTAGTTTTGTGATTAATGATAGCGCATTAGAAAAGCTCTCTTACACAGGCTTAACTTATGGTGTTAAAGGCGGACTTATCCGCACATTTAATAGCGGAGAGTTAGAGTTTGGAGTGCAAGCAAGACGCCTAGACTTTGGAGAAGAAAGTGGAAGTTTAACGCTCAATAATAACCCAAGCTCGGCAAATTTAGACCTTAGCAAAACTTCTAACTTAGGTGTTTATCTAGGCTACAATCTCTTATTTTAAAGGATAAAAATGTGGATTTTATTTTCACCTAGTGAGAAAAAATGCTTCACACATAAAGATGAAATCGCTTCTAAAAATGCTTGCTTTTATAAAGATTTTATTTGTGAAAATTTACAAGAAATTTTAGAATCTTACACACAATATTTACAACACGCAAGCGATGCACAACTTCAAAAACTTTTTGGCAAAAAAACACTTCATCTTAATGAAATCTCTTTAGCACAAAATCTTTTTACAACACCACTTTTAGATTCCATTAAACGCTATGATGGAGTAGCTTTTAATGCCTTAAATTATGAAAATTTAGACAAAATTGCTAAGGATTATTTAGCAAAAAATCTTTTGATTTTTTCTAATCTTTTTGGTGTGCTTAAAACCACAGATAAAATTCCCTATTATGATTTGAAACAAGGCGAAGGTTTTTGCCACCAAACCACTACATTTTCTACAAAAAATCTCTATGCAAATAACCACATAAAAATTTGGAAATTTTTAGATTCCAAAAAGCCTTTAGAATTTTTAGATTTACGCGCAGGCTTTTATCAAAAATGCTTTTCTTTAAATACGATTCCAACTTTTTTGAAAGAAAAATCTCTCCACATTCTAACGCCAAACTTTATAAAAAATGGCAAAACACTAAGCCACTATGCAAAATTTTATCGCGGAATCCTTTTGCAAACTTGTGCTAAAAAGGAAATTTCAAACTTACAAAAACTTCTTAACACAGAAATTAAAGGACTTACTCTAACAGACAAAAACACCTCGCACAAGGATAATATTACCCATACAATTCTAACTTACACGATTACCTAAATTTTTAGTATAATTGCGCCTTTATCAAAGCTATCATAAAGGAATCTTAATGAAATTTTGTGGAAAAAATGTTTTAATAACAGGTGCTAGCAAAGGTATTGGCGCAGAAATTGCTAAAGTCTTAGCAAAAGAAGGTTTAAAAGTGTGGATTAACTACCGCTCTAAACCTGAACTTGCAGATACCCTAAAAGCAGAGATTGAAGCAAGTGGCGGAAGTGCAGCTGTTGTGTGCTTTGACGCAACAGATGAAGAAGCCTTTATTGCAGGGTTAAACGCAATTACAAGCAGTGATGGCGAACTTGCATTTTTAGTCAATAACGCAGGTATTACTAATGATAAACTCTCAATGCGTATGAAAACAGAAGATTTTACTTCCGTGCTTGAAGCAAATCTTACTTCAAGTTTTATTGGCTGTCGTGAAGCCTTAAAAATTATGCGCAAACAAGGCTATGGAGCGGTTGTAAATATTTCTTCAATCATCGGTGAAATCGGCAACCTTGGGCAATGCAATTATGCAGCAAGCAAGGGCGGAATGATTGCGATGACCAAATCTTTTGCCAAAGAAGGAGGAAGTAAAGGAATCCGATTTAATTGTGTAACTCCGGGCTTTATTGAAAGTGATATGACAAAAGCCTTAAAAGATGAAATTAAAACAGAATACGCCAAAAATATCCCTCTAGGACGCTTTGGAAGCGGTGAAGAAGTAGCAGGTGCAGTTGCGTTTTTACTCTCAAATAGCGCAAACTACATAACAGGCGAAGTCTTAAAAGTAAATGGCGGACTCTATATGTAGCACATAAAGTTTTTTAAGAAAAACTTAGCTACAATACAGCCTTATTGAATTTTTTTAAGGAGAAGTTGCAATGGCAATATTTGATGATGTAAAGGCAGTTGTTGTAGAACAACTTAATGTAAATGAAGGTGAAGTGAAGCCGGAATCTAAGTTTGTAGATGATTTGGGCGCGGATTCTTTAGATGTTGTTGAACTTGTAATGGCATTAGAAGAAAAATTTGAAATTGAAATCCCAGATGAAGAAGCTGAAAAAATCCAAACAGTTGGCGATGTTGTTGCCTACATTGAAAAGGCAAAAGCTTAATTTACACTCTTTGTATGCCTTAGGGCATACACATTTTATCATTTAAGGGAGAAATATGAGACGCGTAGTGGTAACTGGATTAGGAATGATTAATGCTCTTGGATTAAACAGAGAAGATTCTTTTAAAGCTATTATAGATGGAAGATGTGGAGTTAAAACAATCTCCTCTTTTGATATTACAGATTTTCCTGTGAAAATTGCCGCTGAGATTACAGATTTTGATCCAAATAGCGTAATGGACGCTAAAGAAGTCAAAAAGGCAGACCGCTTTATCCAGTTAGGAATCAAAGCCGCCAAAGAAGCAATGGAAGATAGCGGTTTATTAAATAGTGATGGTAAGCTACAAGATTCCATTAACCCCGAACGCTTTGGGATTAGCTCCGCTTCAGGCATTGGTGGCTTAGGCAATATTGAAAAAAACTCCGTGGTAAATTTTGAGCGCGGACCAAAGCGTATCTCTCCTTTCTTTATTCCTTCAGCACTTGTTAATATGCTTGGCGGATTTATTTCCATTGATTACTCTATCAAAGGACCAAATCTAGCAAGCGTTACAGCTTGTGCTGCTGGAACACACGGCGTTAGCGAAGCTGGAAAAACCATAATGCTAAATTGTGCAGATAGAATGCTAGTTGTTGCTGCAGAATCCGCGATTTGTGGCGTAGGAATCGGTGGTTTTGCCGCAATGAAAGCATTATCTGATAGAAACGATGAACCACAGCTTGCAAGTCGCCCTTTTGATAATGAACGCAATGGCTTTGTAATGGGAGAGGGTGCAGCAGCCTTAGTGCTTGAAGAATACGAAGCGGCTAAAGCAAGGGGGGCAACAATTTATGCAGAATTGGTAGGCTTTGGTGAAAGTGGCGATGCAAATCACATCACAACGCCAGCTCCAGAAGGAGAAGGTGCATACCGCGCAATGAAAGCAGCACTTTCTATGGCAAATACACAGATTGATTATATTAATGCACACGGCACTAGCACAAAATACAACGATTTATACGAAACACTTGCTCTTAAAAAAGTCTTTAATGGTAGTGTTCCGCCTGTTAGCTCCACAAAAGGGCAAATTGGGCATTGTTTAGGTGCAGCAGGTGGGATTGAAGCAGTGATTTCTATTTTAGCAATGCAAAAAGGAATCCTACCTCCAACAATCAATCAAATCCAAAAAGACCCAGAATGCGATTTAGACTACATTCCAAACACTGCAAGAGAAGCAAAAATCAATGCAATAATGAGCAATTCCTTTGGTTTTGGGGGAACTAATGGCGTTGTAATCTTTAAAAGAGTGTAAATCGTGGCAACCTATTTAGACTTTGAAGTAAAAATCAAGACAATCCAAGAAAACATCGCAACAGCAAAATTAAAAAATGATGCACACGCGATTGAGATCTTGCAAAAAGATTTAGACAAAGAAGTTAAAAAGGTTTATTCTAATCTTTCTGATTATCAAAAATTACAGCTTGCAAGGCATCCTGATCGCCCTTATTCTATGGACTATATTTCCTTGCTTTTAGATGAGCCTTTAGAAATCCACGGAGATAGACATTTTAGTGATGATCACGCTATTGTTTGCTATCTTGGTAAAATTGCAGGTGAAAAGGTAATGGTTATTGGCGAAGAAAAAGGCAGAGGGACAAAAAACAAACTTTATCGCAATTTTGGAATGCCAAACCCAGAAGGCTATCGCAAGGCATTGCGTGTGGCAAAAATGGCAGAAAAGTTTGGGATTCCGCTTTTAATGTTTATTGATACGCCCGGTGCATATCCCGGAGTTGGTGCAGAAGAGCGCGGACAGAGTGAAGCTATTGCTAAAAACTTGCAAGAATTTAGCGCACTTAAGATTCCAACAATCTCTATTGTTATCGGAGAAGGTGGAAGCGGTGGCGCGCTTGCTATCGGTGTGGCTGATAAACTTGCAATGATGGAGTATTCTGTTTTTAGCGTAATTTCACCAGAGGGTTGTGCAGCGATTTTATGGAATGATCCAACAAAAATTGAAAACGCCACGCAAGCCTTAAAAATCACGCCAGAAGGATTAAAAGAATCCCACTTAATTGATGCAATTATTAAAGAGCCCGGAATTGGAGCGCATAGAGATAAAGAAGGCGCAGCAGAAGCGATTAAAACCTACTTTCTAGAATCCCTAGATTCTATCCGTGAAGATCCAGATTATCTCAACAAACGCTTTAGCAAGCTGATGAATTACGGAAGCTTCCAAGCATAAATCCTACAATTCAAAATCAATGCAAAGTGTCGCAATCATTGGTGGAGGCGCAAGCGGAATCTTTTGTGCCGTGCTGCTCTCACTCCATAATATCCCCATTGTGCTTTTTGAA
The Helicobacter winghamensis ATCC BAA-430 DNA segment above includes these coding regions:
- a CDS encoding NAD(+)/NADH kinase — translated: MPPFMKSHSKITQDNTKHNIQTLGVFLRPSTPELKDYFLEFQAKATQLEFRVILDSISAGMIGMRGLNFDELCKEADVLISIGGDGTLISTARRSVTYKKPILGINMGHLGFLTDLQKHEAEAFLPSLKSGNYTITEHMMLEGRIQDNTNFFALNDIVLTRLNDAGMIHLKAYIDGEYFNAYYGDGLIIATPTGSTAYNISAGGAVVYPFSKNILLTPICAHSLTQRPLILPDSFEIAIELGEAGRCNIVIDGQESKPLKFGEKITICAKNEGVRLIHSPHWNYFKILREKFHWGDFE
- the fabG gene encoding 3-oxoacyl-ACP reductase FabG produces the protein MKFCGKNVLITGASKGIGAEIAKVLAKEGLKVWINYRSKPELADTLKAEIEASGGSAAVVCFDATDEEAFIAGLNAITSSDGELAFLVNNAGITNDKLSMRMKTEDFTSVLEANLTSSFIGCREALKIMRKQGYGAVVNISSIIGEIGNLGQCNYAASKGGMIAMTKSFAKEGGSKGIRFNCVTPGFIESDMTKALKDEIKTEYAKNIPLGRFGSGEEVAGAVAFLLSNSANYITGEVLKVNGGLYM
- a CDS encoding beta-ketoacyl-ACP synthase II; translated protein: MRRVVVTGLGMINALGLNREDSFKAIIDGRCGVKTISSFDITDFPVKIAAEITDFDPNSVMDAKEVKKADRFIQLGIKAAKEAMEDSGLLNSDGKLQDSINPERFGISSASGIGGLGNIEKNSVVNFERGPKRISPFFIPSALVNMLGGFISIDYSIKGPNLASVTACAAGTHGVSEAGKTIMLNCADRMLVVAAESAICGVGIGGFAAMKALSDRNDEPQLASRPFDNERNGFVMGEGAAALVLEEYEAAKARGATIYAELVGFGESGDANHITTPAPEGEGAYRAMKAALSMANTQIDYINAHGTSTKYNDLYETLALKKVFNGSVPPVSSTKGQIGHCLGAAGGIEAVISILAMQKGILPPTINQIQKDPECDLDYIPNTAREAKINAIMSNSFGFGGTNGVVIFKRV
- the accA gene encoding acetyl-CoA carboxylase carboxyl transferase subunit alpha — translated: MATYLDFEVKIKTIQENIATAKLKNDAHAIEILQKDLDKEVKKVYSNLSDYQKLQLARHPDRPYSMDYISLLLDEPLEIHGDRHFSDDHAIVCYLGKIAGEKVMVIGEEKGRGTKNKLYRNFGMPNPEGYRKALRVAKMAEKFGIPLLMFIDTPGAYPGVGAEERGQSEAIAKNLQEFSALKIPTISIVIGEGGSGGALAIGVADKLAMMEYSVFSVISPEGCAAILWNDPTKIENATQALKITPEGLKESHLIDAIIKEPGIGAHRDKEGAAEAIKTYFLESLDSIREDPDYLNKRFSKLMNYGSFQA
- a CDS encoding DNA repair protein RecN; protein product: MQKLCLKQIIIKDSPTFKCASFSPSPHFNVFSGASGAGKSVLMESILALFGLRETNATLLEATLELRGIPQEFEGLIDEGEVVLTLSKKDKIRYFLNAQNIPKKKIQELFAPFLKHLSTKSYDATSEQNLFFVLDSFIESQTPNHKEILQNYKKSFLCFNEAKNALKTLQDEALKVAELKEFVRFEIQKLESLNPKKGEYEELLELKKDISKKEKINESLQDVRDFLSQSHKVTQFLNLTNSDESDSILSALNTLESLCEQESERLEALEMSNPEEILNRIEALSALKHRYGGVDEALEYLENKKQELKKYENLDSILKDAQNSYNNAKDMLQTSAKSLSQAREKYVSEFEKTLNSALTSLKMPSSKITLSPLSVESYSILGAQSLEISLNTALKNLSSGEFNRFRLALLLTQKGQEKILENSISKDSALIILDELDANLSGQESQSVAVALKELSSTHQIFAISHQPHMPSLANTHFLIQKQPDSSTITALDKQGRIQEIARMISGDSITKEALEFATKQLSALQ
- the yaaA gene encoding peroxide stress protein YaaA is translated as MWILFSPSEKKCFTHKDEIASKNACFYKDFICENLQEILESYTQYLQHASDAQLQKLFGKKTLHLNEISLAQNLFTTPLLDSIKRYDGVAFNALNYENLDKIAKDYLAKNLLIFSNLFGVLKTTDKIPYYDLKQGEGFCHQTTTFSTKNLYANNHIKIWKFLDSKKPLEFLDLRAGFYQKCFSLNTIPTFLKEKSLHILTPNFIKNGKTLSHYAKFYRGILLQTCAKKEISNLQKLLNTEIKGLTLTDKNTSHKDNITHTILTYTIT
- the acpP gene encoding acyl carrier protein — translated: MAIFDDVKAVVVEQLNVNEGEVKPESKFVDDLGADSLDVVELVMALEEKFEIEIPDEEAEKIQTVGDVVAYIEKAKA
- a CDS encoding NFACT family protein — protein: MNLSTLQKFANFLTQTPPLKLRIIRRIGDNLFKLDLNGELFFIDLTRGKSTIFITDESLIPPKIYQAPFDKSLEKYCFNSQILGAKLDGNNRILQLLLQTKNSYKTLHFTLQFEFTGRNTNLILLDSNNLVLDALRHITKEQSFREVRIQKPLLPLPQPITSPKIRDEGELFSVLKKNFKALQQKELDHKIQKSKTTLQHKISQTKHFLNHLENKELLESNAKKEAYLGQLIVENLYLHPNFRGDSITLNSTLITLPTQAHSLSHAAQIFFENSKKLAKKAKNIHLQAQNLNEKLNFYESLLEMIQNVTNSNDLQILNSNFQKDSIKKEFKKETKQFESFFIEGIKVSIGKNERENIVLLKEARADDIWMHIRNLPSSHCIIHCGKSKISDIILYKAAKILIGFTKSFSGNYDIDYTRRKFVKITQGANVVYAKEQTLRLKRIKNGCNSCWQHDLYQSKRTSWLCATGKHTGKA